CCACCTCCCCCTTCGAAAGGGGAGACGAGTCTCGCGTCAGCACCCGCTGCCCGAACTCGCGTTGGCTACACCGTAGCGCAACATCTATTTTGGGACCGCTTCTAGTCAGCTTTTCGTCCTCTTCCGGGGTCAGCCCGAGCCCCTTCACGAGCCCCTCGATCTCGGCCGTCGTGTCGGCCGACAGCGCGCAGGCACCCGCGAGCGCGAACGGAATCAATCCGGCGGCGCGCAGCAGGGCGCGGCGAGACGGCGATCGGAGCCTTTCGGACATATTGCCTCCTTGACAGTCAGTCGTTCACTCACTCCCGCCCGATCTCGAACGCGCGGATCAGGTTGTAGACGTGGGAGCGGGCCAGGCCGAGGCGGCGCGCGGCTTCGGCGATGTTCCAGTCGTGGTCGCGCAGGGTGCGCTCGACGAGCTCGCGCTGGAACCAGCGGGTGGCGTCGCGGAAGCTGAACTCGCCGGGGGCCTCGGTCGGGCGGGCGGCGGTCGGGAACAGGTGGCGGGGCTCGATCGTGTCGACGCCCTCGCCGGCGGCGCGAATCGCGGCGGCCTGGACTGCGTTCTCGAGCTCGCGGACGTTTCCCGGCCACTCGCCGGCCTGGATCGCGCGCAGGGCGGCGCTGCCGAGGCGAAGCGAGGGCAGGCCGTTGCGGCGGCAGGCCGAGTCGAGCAGGTGCGTGGACAGGTCGGGCAGGTCCTCGCGGCGCTCGGCGAGCTCGGGCATGCGGATCGGCAGCACCTGCAGGCGGTAGAACAGGTCCTCGCGGAAGCGGCGCGCCTTCACGGCCTCGCGCAGGTCCTCGTTGGTGGCGGCGATCAGGCGGATGTCGGCCAGCACCGGCTGCGGGCTGCCGAGCGGGTAGTACTGCTTGGACTGGAGCAGCTGCAGCAGCTTGGCCTGTGCGGCGAACGGAATCTCGCCGACCTCGTCGAGGAACAGCGTGCCGCCCTCGGCCGCGGCGACCTTTCCGGCCTGATTGCGGCGCGCCTCGGAGTGACTGCCGGCGGGCGCGCCGAAGAGCTCGCTCTCGAGAAGTGTCTCGGGCAGCGCCGCGCAGTTCAGCTCGACGAACGGACCGGCCGCGCGGCGGCTGTTCGCGTGGATCGAGCGCGCGAGCAGGCTCTTGCCGCTGCCCGACGGGCCGGTGAGAAGCACGCTCACGTCGAGCGGCGCGGCGAGCATGGCCTGCTCGAGCGCCTGCGCGATCGCGTGGCCGCGTCCGACGATCTCGTCCACGCGGTAGCGCGAGCGCAGCGCGCGGGTGGCGTCGCCCGCGCGTTCGCTTCGCGCGCGCTCGAGCAGCCGCTCGACGAACGGCGCCAGGTGGCGCGCCATCGCCTCGGCGTGTTCGCGCGCCTCGTCCGTGAACACGCCCGGCGCCGCGCGGCCCTGCAGGTACACCACGCCGCGCGAGACGTCGCCGCCGATCGGCGCGCAGATCACGGCCTCGATCTTGCGCGTGCGCACGCTCTCGCGATTGCGGAAGCGGTCGTCGAGGAGCGCGGAGTGGGTGAGGATCGTGCGGCCGCTCGCGAGCGCCTCGGCGATGATGCCGCGCGAGACCGAGGCGCGGATCTCGTCGACCTCGGCCGGCGAGCACGCGTGGCCCATCCACCAGGTCGCGGCGTTGTCGTCGCTGGCCGCGTCGCGCACCTCGAGATAGCCCTGCGAAGCGCCGGTGACGTCGACCACCAGCGCCAGCGCGTGCTCGAGCAGCGGCTCGAGCCGCTCCTGCCCGCCGAGCTCGAGAAGGGCGCGGTACAGGTCCCGTTCGCGCTTCATTCGCCCGAGCTCGTCGGGCGCGGGGTCACTCATCGGGATCGCCCTCATGCCTGGCCACGCGGGCCGAGCATACACGACGGGGCGTCGCTCTCGGATCCTGTTTCACGTACGCTGCCGAATGCCAGACACATCGCTTCGTGCGCGGGGGACCAGGCCGAAGGTTTCTCGAAAGACTCGCGCTTCGAACGCCAGGGGAGCGAGAACACGAGGCACGCTTCCGGAATCCCCTTGAGCGTCACCCAGTGCCCGGCGTCCACGGAGAGCCCGTGCTCCGAGAGCTTCTGCACGATGGCCGACGAGACGAGGATCTCGCCCGGCGCGGCCTCCTCCGCCACGCGCGCGGCGAGGATCACGTTGCTGCCGAAGTAGCCGGTCGCGACGCGAAGCGCGGAACCGGTGTGGATGCCGATCCGGGCACTCACGCGCCGATCCTGGGGCATGCCGAGCAGGCTGCGCTGGATCCCGACCCCGCAGTCCACCGCGTGCCGTGAGTCCTCGAACGCGAGCAGCACGCCGTCGCCGCGAAGCTCGAGCTCGTGGCCGCCCTCGGGAGTCGCGGCGCGGAGCACCAGGTCGTGGAACTCCTGGATCACGCCGTAGGCGCCGCGGTCGCCGAGCCGACGCGTGAGCTCGGTCGAGCGCACCACGTCGCAGAACAACAGCGTCACATCCACCTCCTCCGGAGCCGACACCGCGGGGACCGGCCGGAGGTTGCTTCGCCGGGATGGCTGGCGGGTCTTCATTGCGACCCGAGAGAGCAAGGCACGTGCCGACGCTACGCGCCGCCGTTCGGGCGTCCGCCCGAGTCAGGCGTCTCTGGAGCTGGACGGCTCGAAGCGCGGCGCGGCCAGCGCAGTGGACATCGCTGGCGGGGGACCTCGGCCGATCGAGCTCGATACGCCCGTGAGCACGCCCGCGAAGAAGACCGGCAGCGAGTTCCACCAGCCGTTCAGGAGCAGATCGACCGAGCGCATCCCGACCATCACCATCAGCGCCGCGAGCAGCGCCATCAGCACGGGATCGCGAAGCCGCCGCATGCGCCGCCAGGCCAGGAAGACCGGCCAGCCGAAGATCGCGTAGTGCAGCTGCACCCCGATGATGCCGTGGGTTCCGATCCGGTTGACCCACCAGCCGTCGATTCCGACCTCGCCCACGCCGAAGGTCTCGGCGCCGGGCGTGCGCACGTAGTTGCCCCAGCCGAACCAGTACTTCTCTCCCAGCCCCTCGAGCACGAAGTCCTCTTCGTCGAAGCGACCCGAGAGCGAGCGCGCGCGCTCGCGGTCCAGTCCTTGCGCGAACTCGACCAGCTTCCGGTTCGGGAACAGGTCCGCCGTCCGCAGCGCGGGATACGTGCACGAGAGCGTCACGAGCCCGAGCCCGATCGCCGCGATCGTCCGCGCCTTCAGCAGCGCGAAGCAGAGCGTCAACACGTGCCCGTACACGTTTCCCGCGACGCTGCGGGTCATGAGCAGTCCGAACGCGACGGCGAGCCGCGCGCGCGTGGCGCGGATCGGAAGCCACTCGACGCGGATCTTGATCAGCGCAGCGACCGCGATCAGACACGCCGCCATGAAGGTCGCGACGGAGAGTCCGTTGTCGAGAAAGACCACGGGCTGGATCACGCCCCAGCGCCAGAGCGGCTGCTGGCGGATCCCGTACACGCGCTCGCCCAGCTGGAACACCTTGAACGGAATGCTTCCCGCGACCTCGATCACGATCAGCACGGTGTAGACCAGCCCGACCATGCCCAGGGTCCTCATCAGCACGAGCGCGTCCTGCCGGGTCCGGAACAGCGCCCGGCCCACGAAGTACGGCAGGGCGATGCCGAGCGCGTCGTCGCCGGTCTTCGCGACCACGTCCCAGATGCCGAGCCCCGCCTCGAGCTTGCCCTCGTCCCACATCGGATCCGGATTCATGAACGCCGTGATGATGTTCTCGACCAGCATCAGCACGACCAGCGCCTCGAGGCCGCGGCCCGGCCGCGCCGAAGCGATGCTCTTCGCCCGGTAGATCATCCCGCCGGCAAGAGCGCAGAGATAGGTGAGGTACTCCTTGCCGATCGGCGGCAGCGTCGGCAGATCGAACGCGGCCTGCTCGGGAAGGAAGCCGATGCCGCACAGGAACACGATCGACGCTGCGGTCGCGCGCGGCTTGCGCTGGAACATCGCCATCGCGAACGGGACGAACAGGAGCAGCGCGAGGAGGGCTCGTACCGTTCCCGCCACGGTGGATGCCGGCTCTACTCTTCGCCCGGCTCGCGCTCGCTCTCGACGGCCGGCAACAGCGGCAGCTCCCCGCTCGACGGCTGGGAGAGCAGCCCGGCCTTGGTGTAGATCCCCAGCTTGTCGCGCGTGTCGCTGATGTCGAGATTGCGCATCGTGAGCTGGCCGATGCGATCCTGCGGCGAGAACACGGAGCTGCCCTTCTCCATGGTCAGCCGCTCCGGGTGATAGGTCAGGTTGGGGCTCACGGTGTCGAGAAGCGACCAGTCGTTTCCGCGCCGCAGCTCGACGGTGACCTCGCCGGTGATCGCGCGCGCGATCCAGCGCTGCGCGGACTCGCGAAGCATCATCGCCTGCGGGTCGAACCAACGGCCCTGGTAGAGCAGGCGCCCGAGCCTGCGGCCGTTCTCGCGGTACTGCTCGATCGTGTCCTCGTTGTGGATGCCGGTGACGAGCCGCTCGTAGCCGATGAAGAGCAGCGCCATTCCCGGCGCCTCGTAGATGCCGCGGCTCTTGGCCTCGATGATGCGGTTCTCGATCTGGTCGCTCATGCCCAGCCCGTGGCGCCCGCCGATCGCGTTCGCGTCGAGCAAGAGCTTGACCGGATCGGTGTAGGTCATGCCGTTCAGCGCGACCGGCTGGCCCTCTTCGAAGCGGATCGTGACCGTCTCGGCGCGCACGACCACGTCCTCGCGGAACGCGGCGACGCCCATGATCGGCTGCACGATCTTGATCCCGGCGTTCAGGCGCTCCAGGTCCTTGGCCTCGTGGGTCGCGCCGAGCAGGTTGGAGTCGGTCGAGTACGCCTTCTCGACGCTCATCCGGTACGCGAAGCCGGCGCGCTCCATGTACTCGCTCATCTCCTTGCGGCCACCGAGCTCGTCGATGAACGTCTGGTCGAGCCAGGGCTTGTAGATGCGCAGGTTCGGATTGGCGAGCAGCCCGTAGCGGTAGAAGCGCTCGATGTCGTTGCCCTTGTACGTGCTGCCGTCGCCCCAGATGTTTACGTCGTCGTCCTTCATCGCGGCGACGAGCAGGGTGCCGGTCACCGCGCGGCCGAGCGGCGTGGTGTTGAAGTACGGGACGCCCGCGGTGGTGATGTGGAACGCGCCGCACTGCAGCGCCGCCAGGCCCTCGTGGACCAGCGCGCGCCGGCAGTCGACCAGCCGCGCGCGCTCGGCGCCGTACTGGAGCGCCTTGCGCGGGATCTCGTCGTAGTCCGGCTCGTCCGGCTGGCCGAGGTTCGCGGTGTACGCGTACGGGATCGCGCCCTTCTGGCGCATCCAGTGCAGCGCCGCGCTCGTGTCGAGGCCGCCCGAGAAGGCGATCCCGACGCGCTCACCGACCGGAAGGCTCTGCAGGATGTTCGCCACGTGGCTCCTCGACTGGGTCGGCGGGAATCGTATCCGGTCTTTCCGCCCGCTGCCGCTAGCGGGCCGAGCCCGAGCGCAGCTCGTCGAAGTGGCCCTCGATCCGCTCCGCGAGCTCCGTGTCGCCCTGCTCGCGCGCGAGGGCGAGCGCCCGGCGGGCGTCGGCGAGCGCCGCGCTCCGGTCGCCGAGGGCCATGTGGGCGTCGGCGAGGCCGACGAAGGCCATCGTGTAGTCCGGCCGGATCCGAGCGGCTTCACCAAACGGTGTAAGAGCCTCGCGCGGCCGTCCCGCGCGCAGCAGCCCGACCCCCAGATTGTACTGCGCGTTCGGGGCGTCGGGCTCGATCTCGACCGAGCGCTGGAACGCCTG
Above is a window of Deltaproteobacteria bacterium DNA encoding:
- a CDS encoding AAA family ATPase, with product MSDPAPDELGRMKRERDLYRALLELGGQERLEPLLEHALALVVDVTGASQGYLEVRDAASDDNAATWWMGHACSPAEVDEIRASVSRGIIAEALASGRTILTHSALLDDRFRNRESVRTRKIEAVICAPIGGDVSRGVVYLQGRAAPGVFTDEAREHAEAMARHLAPFVERLLERARSERAGDATRALRSRYRVDEIVGRGHAIAQALEQAMLAAPLDVSVLLTGPSGSGKSLLARSIHANSRRAAGPFVELNCAALPETLLESELFGAPAGSHSEARRNQAGKVAAAEGGTLFLDEVGEIPFAAQAKLLQLLQSKQYYPLGSPQPVLADIRLIAATNEDLREAVKARRFREDLFYRLQVLPIRMPELAERREDLPDLSTHLLDSACRRNGLPSLRLGSAALRAIQAGEWPGNVRELENAVQAAAIRAAGEGVDTIEPRHLFPTAARPTEAPGEFSFRDATRWFQRELVERTLRDHDWNIAEAARRLGLARSHVYNLIRAFEIGRE
- a CDS encoding adenylate/guanylate cyclase domain-containing protein, with protein sequence MKTRQPSRRSNLRPVPAVSAPEEVDVTLLFCDVVRSTELTRRLGDRGAYGVIQEFHDLVLRAATPEGGHELELRGDGVLLAFEDSRHAVDCGVGIQRSLLGMPQDRRVSARIGIHTGSALRVATGYFGSNVILAARVAEEAAPGEILVSSAIVQKLSEHGLSVDAGHWVTLKGIPEACLVFSLPWRSKRESFEKPSAWSPAHEAMCLAFGSVRETGSESDAPSCMLGPRGQA
- the argG gene encoding argininosuccinate synthase, coding for MANILQSLPVGERVGIAFSGGLDTSAALHWMRQKGAIPYAYTANLGQPDEPDYDEIPRKALQYGAERARLVDCRRALVHEGLAALQCGAFHITTAGVPYFNTTPLGRAVTGTLLVAAMKDDDVNIWGDGSTYKGNDIERFYRYGLLANPNLRIYKPWLDQTFIDELGGRKEMSEYMERAGFAYRMSVEKAYSTDSNLLGATHEAKDLERLNAGIKIVQPIMGVAAFREDVVVRAETVTIRFEEGQPVALNGMTYTDPVKLLLDANAIGGRHGLGMSDQIENRIIEAKSRGIYEAPGMALLFIGYERLVTGIHNEDTIEQYRENGRRLGRLLYQGRWFDPQAMMLRESAQRWIARAITGEVTVELRRGNDWSLLDTVSPNLTYHPERLTMEKGSSVFSPQDRIGQLTMRNLDISDTRDKLGIYTKAGLLSQPSSGELPLLPAVESEREPGEE